The sequence TGGGATTCTCCGCCAGGATCAGATCCGAACACTGAAAGAACAGCTGAACGGGTGTACCAAGATACTCAACGTCACCCTCAACACTGCCAACTAGTCTGTTTCGCCCCCATATTTGCATCGAAGTACACAAACTTGCTGACGCGTATGAAAGTCTAAAAATGTCTCGCCAAGAAAGCTTGATAAAGGAACTGGGGGACCAAATGCTGGGACATCTGGAAACCCTCCTCAGCAAAAAGCTTGCCGAGGCTAATGAGAATCGGAAAACGATCGTACGGTATGAGGCCAAAGCCCTGGCATCAAGTGACGCTGAAGATAAACAAGACTTGATTCACGAACTTGGCCGGCAGCGCGCCACGATTGATGCATTCCAAGGGATCTGCGAAAAAGCCTTGAAGACCGTTGTATTCGAGCGAACCGGGCAGACCATGCGTGATGTCAAAGCCACGGACAATAGCGTGGCTCTGACGGGGTTTGTCAACGCAGAGGGGGAAGAGACACGTATTGAGCAGGATATATCACAGATTGCTGCAGATGGGCGCAGCATTGCAGTTGCTGGTGTTGTGAACAGTGTGGATTTTACAGCCTTGTATTCGCAATGCATCAGTCGAAGTAGGTCGGGCTACGTGCGAGGGAGGCACAGGCCATTCAATGGCACCGTATCAATGGCAAGTCCTTTTGTCGTTGGAGTTTGGCTGTCCCATTCTTGCACGAAAACTCCCTGACCACTCCCATAGCCAACCTCTTCGCTTATCCTTTTCCTGTAACAAGGCCCAAGCTCAATATCGAGTTCCTCTAAAAGAAATAGAATCCCTGGCATCCACAATAGGGCCGAAGGAATTCGCCCCGTCAAACATGATGGCGTATCATGACCCTCCAAATTGTCATGGTGGGCAAGACAAGGTGGAAGAGTGGTGCGGAACTGCCCAAAACGGAATCCCCGGGGGTCTTCCGGACTAACTGAACATCAGCCTTCAAACATGGTCAACCTCTGGTCAAGAAGCCATGGTGGTCTAGACTTCAATAATATGTCTACTACTCGAGATTcaaattaagctattaagcaACAGGACTTTTCGGGAACGTGTGCTGCCAGGGTCCAGCGTTGCAGAGTACAAAACGTGCAACTCTTGTTGAGTGAGCCTGGAAGGCTTCACATGTAGACAGGTAGTTACGTCGTCCAACTGTTTGTAATGATAGGGGTCACGATACGAGCTTCCgtaaaataatcttaggaGGTTTGCCCCATCAGCTTCCCTTAGACGACACAAAGTGAGGCATATCTGGGGACTACCTTGCCACTCCTCGCCCATTTCCTTGTTGCGGAGCCGACCTCCTGTAACATCGCGCCTCTTGAACTGTCTTGCTCTCAAGCTTTTCCCCATACTCCAACTTTTCATGGATGCCCCGGCTCGACTGGAGGGTGGCCTCGGGTCTTGACTCGTGATAACTCTTTCGCTAGCCTGGCATCTAAACCAGACTGGGTTCCCCATCTGGGGGAAGATACTTCCACGGGTTGGGGAACTCAATCAAGTAAGAAGATCCAATGCCACTCTCGAGGCTTCTAgctttctatataaatagtgaCGGATCGCTCCTCGGCAGGATCAGTCAGTCCTCTCCAGTACCAACCTCCATTCTACCTGAACCAAGTCTTCTCATTTTTCTCACCACTAGCTGATTGTTGTCCCTCTTGCCTACTCCACTATGGGGATTTTCCGCAAAGCTTCTCTGTCGCGGCCGGAAGGCGAGGCAGGCAAGACATGGCCAGCCATTGCCATGGGCTTCTTCGTTGCCTTTGGTGGAGTCCTCTTTGGCTACGGTATGACGATGTCCCCGCTGCGCAGTGTGTCAAAATGCTGACTGATTTTGAAGATACTGGAACGATCTCGGGTATCCTCGCTATGCCTTACTGGCAGCGGCTTTTTAGCACTGGCTACATCGACCCAAACGGTGACCCCAACATCACAACCGCACAAGAGTCTACGATTGTCTCTATTCTTTCCGCCGGTACCTTCTTCGGTGCCCTTAGCACGGCCCTGTTCAGCGATTACCTCGGCCGACGACCCGGTCTTATAATTGCGTGCTGGATCTTCAACCTCGGGGTCGTTCTTCAGACCATCGCCACGGCTATCCCGATGTTTAGCGCCGGTCGGTTCTTTGCAGGCTTTGGAGTCGGCCTTGTCTCGGCAATGAGTATGCCTCCTGCTGCTACCATATTTGCCTCTTGTCACTAATAGTGTACCAGTTCCTCTGTATCAATCCGAAACAGCGCCGAAATGGATTCGAGGTGCCATCGTTGGAGCTTACCAGTGGGCCATCACGATTGGCCTATTGCTAGCTGCGGTCGTGAACAATGCAGCGGGTATGAGGAACGATACAGGATCATACCGCATCCCCGTGGCAGTTCAATTCGCCTGGTCACTTgttctcttctttggcatGCTAGTTCTTCCAGAAACCCCTCGATTTCTTATCAAGAAGAACCAGCCCGACAAGGCCGCACTCTCGCTTGGTCGGATCCGCCGTCTCCCCTCTGACCACCCAGCCGTCCAGGCAGAATTGGCAGAGATCCAGGCCAGCCATGAGTACGAGAAGAACCTTGGACAGGTGTCTTATCTGGACTGCTTCCGTCCACCTCTGCTGAAGCGCCAGATCACCGGCATGGCCATCCAGGCCCTGCAGCAGCTCAGTGGTGTGAACTTTGTTTTTTATGTAGGTGAAGCCATTCCAACCTGAGAGAGATATTCTTGCTAACTAACAGTTAGTACGGCACCAAATATTTCCAGAACTCTGGTATTTCGAACGGCTTCATCATCTCTATGGTTACTTCCGCGATCAATGTTGCCTCGACAGTTCCTGGCATGTATGCCATCGACCGCTGGGGCCGCCGACCTCTACTCTTGTGGGGAGCTATTGGCATGTGCGTTTCTCAGCTAATTGTTGCTGTCTGTGGAACTGTCTCAACTGGCCAGAATGCCTCGACCGGCGAGATATTCGTGAAGAACATGGCCGGGCAGAAGGCCTCTGTGGCCTTTGTCTGCATctacatcttcttcttcgcttCCACTTGGGGCCCGTTGCCCTGGGTCGTGAACGGCGAGATTTTCCCCTTGACAGCTCGGGCCAAGGGAATCAGCATGTCTGTCGCCACGAATTGGCTCTTCAACTGGGCCATCGCTTTCTCGACGCCATACCTTGTTAACTATGGCAAAGGCTACGCGAATTTGCAGTCCAAGATTTTCTTTGTCTGGTTTGGAGCTTGTTTCCTTTGCATCTTCTTCGTATACTTTTTTGTTTACGAGACGAAGGGTCTTTCACTGGAGGAAGTGGAGCTTTTGTACGATGAAGTTTCTGTTGCAAGCAAGTCGGTCCATTGGAAGCCTTCCGCTACAATGGTGCAGATTCAGGGCGGCCAGGTTGATGGAGAGAAGGTCATGGGTACTGGGGAGCTGAGCGCCTCTCACCATGAGGGCAAGTCTTCGGAGAGCGCTTGATAGGCACGAGTCAAGGGCCAGGTCTGTGTAGGATGTGGTCATATCAGCCTCTGTATACCTCTATCTTGGGCTTCCGACTTATGTAGCATTGAGAAGATGATTAAACACGTAGAAGGCAAGCCTTGGATACGTCTTCTCGAACCTTAGCCCAAAATTGACAGGTTCATGTAATCATACTGCCCTCGTTTGACCTCGCTGATCGCTATCCGTCGGGTTATTAAGGCGAAAACGTCGACGCCCTGAATTCACTTCAAAAGGCCACCCATTACAACAAAGTCTATAGTTGATTGCACCTCAAAGCTCATGCAGGTTTTTGTAAAGGAACGTCAGTCATGCTCTACCCGTTCTCCACAGCGTTGATGTGTTGCAAGGGTTGGAGCCACAAAGTAACGTCAAACCGTGAAGCCGGGACTCATCAGCCTGAAGCTCATGGATAGAATTAGTCGTGTACCTCATACGTGCTGAAGATCCACCAACGATTCACTGGTATGATACTGCTCCAAGGACGTAGAGTAATAGCGATCGGTCATGTCCCATCATAACCCTATTCCCCAACATGAGCAACATGAGGCGAACCTAGACCTACTCTAATTGGCAACTCCGCAGACTCCTGGGCATTGTGTCGGTCCTTTACCGGTCCTTCCCCATGCCATGACTCGGTATCATCCAATCAAGCGTAGCCTTTCATGAAGTGACAAGTCTGGTTCCAGGAACGCCGGGATGGGGATCAGTCTAGATTATCGTGGGGCCCCACAGATATGGAGGAAGTAATGGGAAGGACCGTCTTCTGCGCCACATCAACCCTATTACCTCGAGTCTGCTTCTTGGGAGTTCCATTACTTCATGTTGACGATCAACTAAAGGGTTTCATTAGAAACAGATTGGTTTTGCTAGTTCGGGTGGCACGGCGGCCTTCCCGTGTAAAGTGGCAGACCCGGAATTACTGATTCGGGTAATACCGCGCTAgttctcaacctcgagctTTCCATCTCGGCTACTTCAACTAACTTGTTGTCTATAAGCAGTGctgttaattataaaagcaaCATGGAAGGAGACTCTTCATTGAGAATGACCAAACATCCGCATACGCATACGCAAGTGACCTAAACGACGAAGCGACGCCATGACTCTCCTTACAACCAGATCTGTGGCATCAAAGTGCCTGAAGTGCCCAACATTTCTTGCTGGGAAATGTGCAGGAACCATGGCCACCAAACGGCGCATGGCAACTGAGGCTGTTGTTTTCAGTagaaaggacaagaaggagggcgacATATCGTCTGTTTTCACGTCCTTCTCTGGCCGAAAAGCCGAACCCTTACCCGAGAGATTCCGAGACCTCAAGGCGAACCTCACTGCCGGATTTGAAGAGCAAATTCAGAAATCCTGGGATGATTTGGTTGAGGTTCTCAAAGTTCGAACTGAAGAAGTCGCGAAAAAGCGCGAATCTGTACGTCGTGAAAGATGATGCATTTGTCCCAGGATGGTATGACGCCGTGCTAACTCAAACAGATCATTCCTCAGATTCAATTCTCCGACATTCAGACTAACAATGTCTCCTCGGCCAGCATTGATGCTGTTCGACGAACCGGCGTTGCTGTCATCAGGGGCGTTGTGCCCAAGGACACCACCGAGGCACTTCTCAGCGACGTGCGCCAATATTTTTCCAAGCATGCATTCAAGGGCTTCCCATCAGATGCCGTCCAAAAGGTCGGTGACGTTTTACCTCCGTAGCAGATCGCATTTTTAACACGAACCAGGTCGTTTACGAGTCGTACTGGAGTCCATCCCAGGTCAAGGCGAGGTCGCATCCAAACATGCTGGCCACACAATCGTGGATGAATCAGTTTTACCACGCCGACGCGGATCAGAAAAGTTAGTAGCCTTGCTCCAATATCTTTACCTACAAAAGCTGACTTTGCCAATTCCAGTTGACCTCAGCACTCCACTCTCTTATTGCGACCGAGTCCAGATTCGTCCTCCTGGTGATAAACAATTTGCGCTTTCTCCACACGTTGATGGTGGAGGCGTGGAACGATGGGAGGACAAAGCCTACAACCATGTTTATCGCAAGATATTCCAAGGAAAGGTAAGATGAAACTTTTCATCTATGAAGCATATAGTTAACCGTGAGAAGTGGCAAGAGTATGACCCGTGGGATCTCACTGGCCGGCTCGACGCCAACATGAACATGTATGATGGACCAGGAGGTTGCTCTGTGTTCCGCACATTCCAAAGCTGGCTTGGGTTGTCTCGACATGGACCTAATGAAGGTGAGTTAGCAGCCCTCCATACGCCGAATTGTGGCTAATCAAAAAGGAACTCTCGTCGTTCATCCCATCTTGCAGCCATCTACGGCTTACTGGATGCTCCGTCCGTTCTTCAAGCCCACCCAGAGGGGCTCACTAAATGGGTGGAAGTTctccctcgacgacgacgatggcaaCGTTTTTCTTCACGGTGCGAATCCTGGAACCGCGCAGGAGCATAACCCTGACCATCATCCGCATTTAATGTTGAGTGAAACTATGATACCTTACCCTACCGTCGAGCCTGGCGACACTGGTACGTTCACATGAGGTCAAAAGAACATCATGCTAACATCTGCAGTGTTCTGGAGTGCCGACACTATCCACGGCACGGAGAGCGAGAACACGGGAAACGTCGACGCCTGCGTTTTTTACATTCCATCGGTCCCGCTGACAGCTAGCAACGCGGTAAGATGCTTGAGCCTTGTTTGTGAAGAACTTCTAGCTAACGTCGCGCAGCAATACGTTGCGCAGCAGCGGGATGCCTTTCTGAAGGGAGTCCCTCCACCTGACTTCCCTGGTGGTAGCGGAGAGTCTGAGTTTGCGGACAGAGGAAGCACCAAGGATATTCTGAGTGACTCTGGCAGACTTGCAATGGGATTGAGCCCTTTAAACACATCGGAAGCGACCAAGGGGAAGGAGGGCCTTGTGTCTGAGGTGAACAAGATCTTGGGTTACTGAGAGAGTAATCATGCAAGAAAGCGGTTTTGGTGTACCTCTTAGCTGACATGGCTACGGCATGTTGAGAGTTTGAAAAGTAGTCCTGAAGATGATCGGGTGCTTACTCATTCCTTCGTTAGGCCGCATAATTCTAATTCCATGGCTGTTTCGATATCATAGAGTAAGTAACTATGCAAGAGAATACGGGCTTGAACTATTCCTCATTTTTAAACTGCAAACCTCGCATTATCCACCGTTGCTGCTTGCGTACCTCGATTCTACAGGGTGGGATGAAGCCGGCGAGGGTACGGGGAGCCACAAAGGCAGTTCCCGCACAAGCTAATCAACTTTTGCTACAACCCTCTTAAGTGCAGCCGTAAAAAGCTGACGCACGCTACTGCAACATTGTCCACTTCGCGACTGCATCATGATGTCTTTTGTTCGCCTTATCTCAGCCATCTCCTGCGCTATGAGTGGCGAACTACCCTTCTTGGAATTTTCCGAGTTCATCGCCGGAGGCATCAATGCCAGAGAATACGTCGATTTTGATGACAGGGCTGATATCAGGTTCGAATTAAATGGCAAAAGGATCACCCTCTTTGTCTTTGCCAGCTCTCTAGAGGGAGAGAACGGAGGCGAAAATGAGGAAGGGCGCTTCGAGGATCAGTTCATCCCAATTTCATCTATGAGCCCCCAGCCAGATTATCACTTCCCAAGTACTCATCAAAAGATATCATGATCAAAGAGGAATACCTTGGGGGTATTTTTAGCGCCGCCAAAGCGCGAATTGGGTCCCAAATTCTATCTTGCAAGGCTTTTGCGAGCGGGATCAATCACTCGGATCTTGATAAAGAGGTTGAGACCCATCACGAGATACACCAAGCTTGCATCAAAGCTGGAAT comes from Fusarium falciforme chromosome 11, complete sequence and encodes:
- a CDS encoding MFS domain-containing protein; the protein is MGIFRKASLSRPEGEAGKTWPAIAMGFFVAFGGVLFGYDTGTISGILAMPYWQRLFSTGYIDPNGDPNITTAQESTIVSILSAGTFFGALSTALFSDYLGRRPGLIIACWIFNLGVVLQTIATAIPMFSAGRFFAGFGVGLVSAMIPLYQSETAPKWIRGAIVGAYQWAITIGLLLAAVVNNAAGMRNDTGSYRIPVAVQFAWSLVLFFGMLVLPETPRFLIKKNQPDKAALSLGRIRRLPSDHPAVQAELAEIQASHEYEKNLGQVSYLDCFRPPLLKRQITGMAIQALQQLSGVNFVFYYGTKYFQNSGISNGFIISMVTSAINVASTVPGMYAIDRWGRRPLLLWGAIGMCVSQLIVAVCGTVSTGQNASTGEIFVKNMAGQKASVAFVCIYIFFFASTWGPLPWVVNGEIFPLTARAKGISMSVATNWLFNWAIAFSTPYLVNYGKGYANLQSKIFFVWFGACFLCIFFVYFFVYETKGLSLEEVELLYDEVSVASKSVHWKPSATMVQIQGGQVDGEKVMGTGELSASHHEGKSSESA